taccctatAATCATAAATGACAtgtcgataactcattccggtttacaagatacatccgttttaagttctgacagtcTGGATCATTTCAGCCTCCAAACGggtcttttctggtccatcttggccatgaaattatccgtgacccgctctacatcagttgaGCTTGGACAGACATCGAGGTCAGGTCCTTTGGCAAAAATAAAGTACAACAGATggattagataaaacacatacattatgatggagccaaCTGAACCTTGAATCACACGAAATCCAAGTCAACCCTAATCAGACGGTCAGGACTGGTATGACCGATGGTTCCCATCTGAGATGCACTCAACAGACAGCAGTGAGATGCAATGAACCTACGTCCATTCATTGCAACGAAGGAAGTCAAGAATTAACGAGAAAAATGAGAAGCACGTTATTCACCGACCTATTTCTGTGTAATGACTTTTACCGTACATATCAAGAAATTTCTCAGGTTATTGCTTTGATACTTGCATGGCTGTCCATGACATGCActttggacctaatgaacggcctagatcaatggattggatagtccaagtgtcccaatgcaactaaatACTATTCGGTGGAGGCCCACTTCGGTAGCGGTTGGTGCTGAAAAAGCTCCATAGCACCACCACAgtggatatattatatattatatccaccttgtccattgatgttgtgagctcattttaaggtacgagCATGGAAAGTAACGAGGATAATGAtgccgaccgttgaaaccttcttagggcccaacgtgattttccatccaacccgttcataaagtcgcataaacctggatgaagggaaaacataaaaatcagcttgatccaaaacttttgtggcccacaaaaagtttgcAATgtcaggcattcaatcctcatggtttcttgtggtgtggtccacttaagctttggatctgcctcattttttggatgatgccctagaatgagctggaaaaatggatggacggcgtggataaaaatcatagtggggtccaatgAGCTTCACTGGCACCTATCACAAGGGAATCCGAGTCAACCCTAAGTCAGACAGTCTCGGGACTGGTATGATCGATGGTTTCCCTCTGAAATGCAGTGAACCGACGGTTGTGATATGCAATGAACCTACATCCATTCGTTGCCACGAAGAAAGTAAAGAATCAATGAGATAAATGAGAGACACGTTATTGACTGGACCTATTTTTGCATAAATTATTTTGACTGTACGTATAAAAAATCGAATGGTCTATATTTGTCATATTGTTGCTTTGATGCTTGCATGCTTACTGATGAAATGTGctttggacctaatgaacggtctagatcaatgaattgGACAGTCCATGTGCCCTAACGCAACGAAATATTACTGGGTGGAGACTCGGCTTCGGTAATTACCTCTCCTATACCGACCTCCGTACCCGTGAGTGCtagaaaagctttgtgggcccaccatgtattttatccacgccgtccattgatgttcgaagatcattttagggtatgagctgatccaaagctcaagtggaccacaccataggaagcagtggagatagtgatgcccaccgttaaaaccttcctagggcccactgcggtgtttatttgccatccaacctggtcCTAAAGccacataaacctagatgaagggaaaacatagaaagcagcttgatccaaaacttccatggcctacAAGTTTTCAACAGCAACCATTAAATCcccagtgtttcctgtggtggggtccatttgagctttggattcgccttattttttgtataatgccctCAAATGAGCAGGCAGAATAGATataaggtgtggataaaacatatacatcatggtggggcccaccgagcttcAAACAGTACTGATCACAACTGAATCCCACTCAACCCTAAGTCAGACGGCCAGGATTGGTATGATCGATGGTTCCCGTCTGAGAGGCAGTGAACCAACGGTTGTGAGATTCAATGAACCTACATCCATTGGTTGCCACAAAGGAAGTCaataatcaatgagaaaaatgagaaagaCGTTATTAACTTTAACTGGACCTATTCATGCATAAATGATCTTTATTGTAGATATCAAGAATTGAATGGTCAATATTTGTCAGATTATTGCTTTGATGCTTACATGGTTGTGAAATGTGCTTTGGACCTAATGAagggtctagatcaatggattggacagtCCAAGTGCCCCAATGCAACTAAATACTACTCGGTAGAGACTTGACTTCGGTAGTTCTCTCTCTAGTAGTACCGAGCTCGGTACTGGTCTTTGTGACCCCTACCATTATgtaatattttatccacgctgtccattgaTATTGCCAcatcatcattttagggtatgagctgaaaaatgaggctgatccaaagctcaagtggaccacaacacatgaagCATTGGGGATAGTAATCCCCACTGTTGAAAAGGCCTAATGGTGggcgatcaatcaccactgtttcctgtggtgtggtccacatgagatttggatctacctcgtttttttgCCTCATgcctgaaatgatctggaaaaatggatggatggcgttgataaaacacagatcatggtggggcccacagatcaccgtccAGTCCAGTAGCCACCTCACTACTGGCAACGTcagcaggcaatccacgtccgctCTAAGAGCATTTGAGAAAAATAATGGGTAATGGGTTCTCTGTAatgggttctctctctctctcttttccatcttttctatttcttttctctaTATAATGCCATATAACAGGTGATACCTCAAACCACCGCATACACAGCTAATATGGCCATGGAGAAATGTCTCTCCCTTGCTTTGCTGCTTGTATTGTTACTGTCCCTTTCTCCTAACGATGCTGCTGCTTCCTTGGATTCCCAAGCTGAAGCAGAAGCTCTACTCAGGTGGAAAGCCAGTCTATTGCAAAGACAGGCACTCAGTTCATGGTCGTTGCTCCCCATCGCCAATGCTTCTACCACCCAAGATAGCTCTCCATGCAACTGGACCGGAATCTCATGCAACAGTGCTGGAAGAGTAACAGAAATAAGTCTACAAGATGCAGGTTTGCAAGGTAAGCTTGATAACTTGAGCTTTTCCTCCTTCCCGAACCTGGCTCTGATCCTTCTCGACAACAATTCACTCTTTGGAACCATCCCAACTCAAATTGGCAATCTTTCTCAACTCGTCGCACTTGGGCTTTCTTGGAATCAGCTTTCTGGCTCAATTCCTCAAGAGATAGGGAAGTTGAAGAAGCTGACGATGATAAGCTTGCCACATAACAATATAACAGGTTCTATCCCATCCTCTTTAGGAAATCTCAAAATTCTGGAACAGCTAGATGTGGCCTCTAACCAGCTAAATGGTTCCCTTCCTGCCAGTCTGGGAAACATGACCAACCTTCGGTCGGTATTCCTCTGCGACAATAAAATTCCTGGCCCCATCCCAAGTGAAATAACCAACCTTAAAAAACTGATGCAGTTTCAAGTGTGTCGTAACCTTCTATCGGGTTCCATTCCTTCTAATCTAGGAAATATGACCACACTCGATAGCTTGCTGCTCGATGAAAATCACTTGCATGGCTCAATTCCTCCACAGATAGGAAATCTCTACCAATTGGCCAATCTAAGATTGTCCTTAAACGACCTTACTGGTCCAATCCCTTCATCTCTTGGACATTTGAGAAGCCTAACTGAGCTCTTCCTACATGAAAATCAGCTCACTGGTCCAATACCTCCATCTATTGGAAATCTGAGTAGCCTATCTAAACTCACTCTATCTGAAAATCAGCTCACTGGTCCAATCCCTCTCTCTTGGAAACTTGAGAAGCCTATCTGAACTCTACCTATATAAAATTCAGCTAACTGGTCCAATCCCCCCATTTCTTGGAAATTTGAGAAGCCTAACTCGAATCTTCCTAGGTATGAATCAGCTCACTGGTCCAATCCCTCCCTCTTGGGAATTTAAGCAGCCTAACTCACCTCTTTCTATTTTATAATCAGTTATCTGGTTCAATACCTCCAGAGATCTCAAATCTAACACAATTGACGACTCTTGGTTTGAAACGCAACAACTTCTCTGGCCACCTACGTCAAGTATGCCAAGGCGGATTACTTGCAGAGTTCACGGCGAATAGCAACCATTTCAATGGTCCCATCCCCGAAAGCCTGAGAAACTGCACCACCTTAAAAAAAGTTGAGCTCCAGCATAATCAGCTCACAGGAAATATATCCCAAATTTTCGGAGTACATCCTGATTTAGGGTACATTGATCTGAGTTTTAATAGATTGCATGGTGAGCTGTCACCAAATTGGGGAGGAAGTCGAAACCTGACATTGCTAAACATCTCTGAGAACAATCTCACCGGTAGAATTCCGCCGCAGATTGGGCAGCTAAGTCAGCTACAGAAACTCGACCTGTCTTCAAACAACCTACAAGGAAAGATTCCTAGTAGCCTGGGGAGTTTGTCCATGCTTTACAGCTTGAGTTTACAAAATAACCAACTATCTGGTTGGGTACCGGGTGAAATTGGAAAACTATCCGATTTGGAGATTCTTGACCTATCAAAGAACAAGCTGAGTGGGCCGATGCCTCAACAATTGGGGGACTGCTCCAAATTGCAGTATCTGAGCTTGAGTGAGAATGCTTTGAATGGAAGCATTCCGTTTCAGATTGGTAATCTAATAAGCCTACAGATTACATTGGATCTCAGCTGTAACTTCCTTTTGGGAGTTATAACCCAACAACTTGGGAAACTGCATATGTTGGAAAAGCTAAATCTCTCCCACAACTTGCTCTCAGGTTCCAT
This region of Magnolia sinica isolate HGM2019 chromosome 1, MsV1, whole genome shotgun sequence genomic DNA includes:
- the LOC131256248 gene encoding probable leucine-rich repeat receptor-like protein kinase At1g35710 isoform X1, which gives rise to MAMEKCLSLALLLVLLLSLSPNDAAASLDSQAEAEALLRWKASLLQRQALSSWSLLPIANASTTQDSSPCNWTGISCNSAGRVTEISLQDAGLQGKLDNLSFSSFPNLALILLDNNSLFGTIPTQIGNLSQLVALGLSWNQLSGSIPQEIGKLKKLTMISLPHNNITGSIPSSLGNLKILEQLDVASNQLNGSLPASLGNMTNLRSVFLCDNKIPGPIPSEITNLKKLMQFQVCRNLLSGSIPSNLGNMTTLDSLLLDENHLHGSIPPQIGNLYQLANLRLSLNDLTGPIPSSLGHLRSLTELFLHENQLTGPIPPSIGNLSSLSKLTLSENQLTGPIPLSWKLEKPI